From Candidatus Nomurabacteria bacterium:
CTCACGCCAATAGCGATGATACCTAGTGCGATGTAGTGTTGTGGAATATTCATGCCGGTATCTTAGCACAAGCTAAATCGAAGTTCCTTCGCTGCCCATTCCTTAGCATACGCCACCCCGATCCGCGGTGCGGTGGTGATCTGCTTGGGCGAGATATCTTCTGGTCGCTCCTCTACCCACAAGCCCGTTTGTTTACCAAGCGGCTTGCCATTGATCGCGCGGGTGATCTTGAGCGCCTTAGTGAGCTTACCCGGACCATTCCATTCCCCTACACCACGAATGAGTACCGCCGCTGGATAATCCTTTTCTCCCGTCACGAAATTAAGCATGTCGTAC
This genomic window contains:
- a CDS encoding DNA-3-methyladenine glycosylase: MSKSLTATFFDRSAEIVARELLGCVLCVRVGKKVERHLITETEAYVGPHDLASHASKGRTPRTEVMFGKPGTIYVYLIYGMYDMLNFVTGEKDYPAAVLIRGVGEWNGPGKLTKALKITRAINGKPLGKQTGLWVEERPEDISPKQITTAPRIGVAYAKEWAAKELRFSLC